In Flavobacterium cerinum, one genomic interval encodes:
- a CDS encoding bifunctional 3-deoxy-7-phosphoheptulonate synthase/chorismate mutase type II, protein MENNVAMRTWLDAFNLSHPLVIAGPCSAETEEQVLKIAHELKDSDVSIFRAGIWKPRTRPGGFEGVGAIGLKWLQRAKAETGLLLAVEVANAHHVQLALEHDVDVLWIGARTTVNPFAVQEIADALKDTDKIVLVKNPVNPDLSLWLGGVERLYNANIKKLGVIHRGFSTYEKTKYRNNPEWQLPIELQSKFPDLPLICDPSHITGKRDMILEVSQQALDLNYDGLIIETHIDPDNAWSDAAQQVTPSALKQIFKDLRIRKITDEADDYNQRLEGLRTQIDEIDNKLLNILGKRMKIADSIGALKKERNVAVLQNKRWNEILGKMVLEGEEKGLSEEFILKMFKAIHQESIAHQEKIINS, encoded by the coding sequence ATGGAGAATAATGTTGCAATGAGAACATGGCTGGATGCCTTCAATTTAAGTCACCCTTTAGTGATAGCAGGACCATGTAGTGCGGAAACAGAAGAACAAGTATTAAAAATAGCACACGAATTGAAAGATTCGGATGTTAGTATTTTCAGAGCCGGTATCTGGAAGCCCAGAACCCGACCGGGTGGTTTTGAAGGTGTGGGTGCCATCGGATTAAAATGGTTACAACGTGCCAAAGCGGAAACAGGATTATTATTGGCCGTTGAGGTAGCGAATGCACATCACGTACAATTGGCATTGGAACACGATGTTGATGTATTGTGGATCGGAGCCAGAACAACGGTAAATCCGTTTGCTGTTCAGGAAATTGCCGATGCTTTAAAAGATACCGATAAAATCGTATTGGTTAAAAATCCGGTTAATCCCGATTTGTCATTATGGTTGGGTGGCGTAGAACGTTTGTATAATGCCAATATCAAAAAACTGGGCGTAATTCACAGAGGATTTTCAACATACGAAAAAACGAAATACAGAAATAATCCCGAATGGCAATTGCCGATCGAACTACAAAGTAAGTTTCCGGATTTACCGCTTATCTGTGATCCGTCGCATATCACCGGAAAACGCGATATGATATTGGAAGTATCACAACAGGCACTGGATTTAAATTACGACGGATTAATCATCGAAACACACATCGATCCGGATAATGCATGGAGTGATGCGGCACAACAGGTAACACCGTCTGCTTTAAAACAGATTTTTAAAGATTTGAGAATCCGAAAAATAACTGACGAAGCCGATGATTACAACCAAAGACTGGAAGGATTACGTACGCAGATTGATGAAATTGATAACAAGTTGCTGAATATTTTAGGTAAGCGTATGAAGATTGCAGATAGCATCGGAGCGTTGAAAAAAGAACGCAATGTTGCCGTATTACAAAACAAACGTTGGAATGAAATTCTGGGTAAAATGGTATTGGAAGGAGAAGAAAAAGGACTAAGTGAAGAGTTTATACTTAAAATGTTCAAAGCCATTCACCAGGAAAGTATAGCACATCAGGAGAAAATAATAAATAGTTAA
- the dtd gene encoding D-aminoacyl-tRNA deacylase produces MKAVIQRVTEASVTIEEKRVAEIGKGLLILIGIEDADTKEDIDWLTAKIANLRIFGDENDVMNLSVKDIAGDIIVVSQFTLHAQTKKGNRPSYIKASKPDVAIPLYEAFVKQMESESGKPVQTGQFGADMKVRLLNDGPVTIIIDTKNKE; encoded by the coding sequence ATGAAAGCAGTAATACAAAGAGTTACGGAAGCTTCTGTAACAATCGAAGAAAAAAGAGTAGCCGAAATCGGAAAAGGCTTATTGATCCTGATCGGAATTGAAGATGCCGATACCAAAGAAGATATAGATTGGTTGACTGCTAAAATAGCCAATCTTCGCATCTTCGGAGATGAAAACGATGTCATGAACCTTTCGGTAAAAGATATTGCGGGCGATATTATTGTCGTAAGTCAGTTTACGTTACATGCCCAAACCAAAAAAGGCAACAGACCTTCTTATATTAAAGCTTCAAAACCGGATGTTGCCATACCGCTATATGAAGCATTCGTAAAACAAATGGAATCAGAATCCGGCAAACCGGTTCAAACCGGACAATTCGGAGCCGATATGAAAGTTCGGTTACTAAATGACGGACCGGTTACCATTATCATCGATACTAAAAATAAAGAGTGA
- a CDS encoding prephenate dehydrogenase — translation MKMKEEEKIVIIGLGLIGGSLALDFRKNKERALLLGIDTDKEHVREALELGIIDCEIDRSQIAEADWVILAIPVDKTAAILPEILDLVKEDAVVLDVGSTKEQICKAVENHPKRRNFIAMHPIAGTEFSGPSAAFEGLFAGKTNIICEIEKTAFSIQEKALQLFKKLNMRIRYMDPKAHDKHIAYVSHLSHISSFMLGKTVIAEEQNERDIFDMAGSGFESTVRLAKSSPAMWTPIFKQNKKRVLKSLSEYIDNLNHFKMLLESDDFDSVYTEMEETNKIKEILKGIHLKKELSYGE, via the coding sequence ATGAAAATGAAGGAAGAAGAAAAAATAGTAATAATCGGTTTAGGACTCATCGGAGGATCATTGGCACTCGATTTTAGAAAAAATAAGGAACGGGCATTGCTGTTAGGAATCGATACCGATAAAGAACATGTTCGGGAGGCTTTGGAACTCGGAATTATTGATTGTGAAATTGACCGGAGTCAAATAGCGGAAGCCGATTGGGTAATATTGGCTATACCGGTTGATAAAACAGCAGCCATCTTACCTGAAATATTGGATTTGGTGAAAGAAGACGCCGTAGTGTTAGATGTAGGTTCGACAAAAGAACAAATTTGTAAAGCCGTTGAAAACCACCCGAAAAGACGTAATTTTATAGCGATGCATCCCATAGCGGGAACGGAATTTTCCGGACCGTCTGCGGCATTCGAAGGACTGTTTGCCGGAAAAACAAATATTATATGCGAAATTGAAAAAACAGCATTTAGTATACAGGAAAAAGCATTGCAATTGTTTAAAAAGCTAAATATGCGAATCCGTTATATGGATCCGAAAGCACACGACAAACACATTGCCTATGTTTCGCATCTGTCACATATCAGTTCCTTTATGCTTGGAAAAACAGTGATTGCCGAAGAACAAAATGAAAGGGATATTTTCGATATGGCCGGAAGTGGTTTTGAAAGTACGGTACGATTGGCTAAAAGTTCCCCGGCAATGTGGACACCGATCTTTAAACAAAACAAAAAGAGGGTATTGAAATCGTTGTCCGAGTATATTGATAATCTGAATCATTTTAAAATGTTACTGGAAAGTGATGATTTTGATTCAGTTTATACGGAAATGGAAGAAACAAATAAGATAAAAGAAATTTTAAAAGGAATACATTTAAAAAAAGAGTTGAGTTATGGAGAATAA
- a CDS encoding pyridoxal phosphate-dependent aminotransferase: MITTARRLDHVQEYYFSQKLREVRALQAAGKPIVNMGIGSPDLVPDVSVMEAVQEAMLQPAAHQYQSYQGLPELRQAMAAFYSKNFKVVLNPDTEILPLMGSKEGILHIAMAFLNEGDGVLIPNPGYPTYASVANLVGAESILYDLVAENNWEPDFEALEKQDLSRVKLMWVSYPHMPTGAAGSEELFRKLITFAKKHQILLVNDNPYSFILNNKPVSVLNIPGAMEVAMELNSLSKTFNMAGWRVGMVMGKQELIEAVLKVKSNMDSGMFYGIQKGAIAALKSDPEWFEQQNRIYEKRRNLVFELAEKLNCTYDENSVGLFVWARLPKEETSSEAFVDKLLYEKDLFIAPGTIFGSNGEGYIRFSLCIPEEKIEAILKRF, translated from the coding sequence ATGATAACAACAGCAAGAAGATTAGATCATGTACAGGAGTATTATTTCTCACAAAAACTGCGGGAAGTAAGAGCATTGCAGGCTGCGGGAAAACCGATTGTGAATATGGGAATCGGTAGTCCTGACCTGGTTCCGGATGTATCAGTAATGGAAGCCGTACAGGAAGCCATGTTACAACCGGCAGCCCATCAGTATCAGAGTTATCAGGGATTGCCGGAATTACGTCAGGCTATGGCTGCTTTTTATAGCAAGAATTTTAAAGTTGTACTGAATCCGGATACGGAAATATTACCGTTAATGGGATCAAAGGAAGGAATTCTGCATATTGCTATGGCATTCCTGAATGAAGGAGATGGTGTTTTGATCCCCAATCCGGGTTATCCGACTTATGCTTCGGTAGCAAATCTGGTCGGAGCCGAAAGTATACTGTATGATTTAGTAGCAGAAAATAACTGGGAACCGGATTTTGAGGCTTTGGAAAAACAAGATTTGTCTCGGGTAAAATTAATGTGGGTAAGTTATCCGCATATGCCAACCGGAGCCGCAGGAAGTGAAGAACTATTCCGGAAGCTGATCACTTTTGCTAAAAAACATCAAATCCTTTTGGTAAATGACAATCCGTATAGTTTTATATTAAACAATAAACCGGTGTCTGTTTTAAATATTCCCGGTGCGATGGAAGTAGCAATGGAGTTGAATTCACTCAGTAAAACATTTAATATGGCCGGATGGCGCGTAGGAATGGTAATGGGAAAACAAGAACTGATTGAAGCGGTACTGAAAGTGAAAAGTAATATGGATAGCGGTATGTTTTACGGAATACAAAAAGGAGCTATTGCAGCACTGAAAAGTGATCCGGAATGGTTTGAACAACAAAACAGAATTTATGAAAAGAGACGAAATCTTGTTTTTGAACTGGCCGAAAAACTAAATTGTACATACGATGAAAACAGTGTCGGCCTTTTTGTCTGGGCCAGATTACCGAAAGAAGAAACATCGTCCGAAGCTTTTGTGGATAAACTACTTTACGAAAAGGATCTGTTTATTGCACCCGGAACCATATTCGGAAGTAACGGAGAAGGATATATTCGTTTTTCATTATGTATCCCGGAAGAAAAAATTGAAGCGATTTTAAAACGATTTTAA
- the metF gene encoding methylenetetrahydrofolate reductase [NAD(P)H], which produces MKVTQHIANAEGKSLFSFEILPPLKGQNIQCIFDNIEPLMEFKPPFIDVTYHREEYEYKELPSGLLEKKIVKKRPGTVGICSAIQNKYQVDAIPHILCGGFTKEDTENFLIDMDFLGIDNVVALRGDAVKSEIYFKPEKEGNHYASELVTQISNLNKGIYLDADLQNTNNTNFCIGVAGYPEKHMEAPSLDSDIHFLKQKIKNGADYIITQMFFDNRKFFDFVDKCRREGITVPIIPGLKPISTKKQLNQIPHRFKVDLPDDLVKEIVKAEDNDAVKEIGIEWCIAQSRELIQAGIPVLHYYSMGRSESIRKIAETVF; this is translated from the coding sequence ATGAAAGTTACCCAACATATAGCCAATGCGGAAGGAAAGTCATTGTTCTCTTTTGAAATACTGCCGCCACTTAAAGGACAAAATATTCAGTGCATTTTTGATAATATCGAACCGCTGATGGAATTTAAACCGCCGTTTATCGATGTGACCTATCACCGGGAAGAATACGAATACAAGGAATTACCAAGCGGATTACTGGAAAAGAAAATCGTTAAAAAACGACCGGGTACTGTCGGTATTTGTTCAGCCATCCAGAATAAATATCAGGTAGATGCGATTCCTCATATCTTATGTGGTGGTTTTACAAAAGAGGATACTGAAAATTTCCTGATTGATATGGACTTCCTCGGGATTGATAATGTAGTTGCCCTACGCGGTGATGCTGTAAAAAGCGAAATCTATTTTAAACCGGAAAAAGAAGGGAATCATTATGCCAGCGAATTGGTAACGCAAATCAGTAATCTGAATAAAGGGATTTATCTCGATGCGGATTTACAGAACACTAATAATACCAATTTTTGCATTGGCGTAGCCGGATATCCTGAAAAGCATATGGAAGCACCTAGCCTTGACAGCGATATTCATTTCTTGAAACAAAAAATTAAAAACGGAGCGGATTATATTATCACACAAATGTTTTTTGATAACCGTAAATTTTTCGATTTTGTGGATAAATGCAGAAGAGAAGGAATCACGGTTCCGATTATTCCGGGATTAAAACCGATTTCCACAAAAAAACAGCTAAATCAGATACCCCATCGTTTTAAAGTGGATTTACCGGATGATCTGGTGAAAGAGATCGTCAAAGCAGAAGATAACGATGCGGTAAAAGAAATCGGGATCGAATGGTGCATCGCGCAAAGCCGGGAATTGATCCAGGCCGGAATTCCGGTACTGCATTACTATTCAATGGGACGCTCTGAAAGTATCCGAAAAATAGCCGAAACAGTATTTTAA
- a CDS encoding head GIN domain-containing protein: MLRYIFYWLLISFFLISCNSEKAPDCFMSAGSSITNEITVPDFDHVDIGEGIEVIIKQGTETKVVLETGSNLVPGISVSVSEKKLFLRNSNGCSWFRDKNMTKVYITVPDLKGIYSASQFNVQSDGILHFDDLTVQSGMYSDTASGIFDLQVDCTNLVVEDNQASLYRISGKATNLHIAFYSGAERFEGQNLIAQHIYVFQRSTNDIIVNPQQDIKGNIYSTGDLVLKNRPAIVEITEHYTGKVIYN, encoded by the coding sequence ATGTTACGTTATATATTTTATTGGTTGCTAATTTCGTTTTTTCTGATATCCTGTAATTCCGAAAAAGCACCGGATTGCTTTATGTCGGCCGGAAGTAGTATCACAAACGAAATTACGGTTCCGGATTTTGATCATGTTGATATCGGTGAAGGCATTGAAGTTATCATCAAACAAGGAACAGAAACGAAAGTAGTATTGGAAACCGGTTCGAATCTGGTGCCGGGTATTTCGGTTTCGGTTTCGGAAAAGAAGTTATTTCTTCGAAATTCTAACGGATGTAGCTGGTTTCGGGATAAGAATATGACAAAAGTATATATTACGGTTCCCGATTTAAAAGGAATCTATTCCGCTTCGCAGTTTAATGTACAATCGGACGGAATATTACATTTTGATGATCTTACGGTACAATCAGGAATGTATTCTGATACAGCTTCCGGAATATTTGATCTCCAGGTGGATTGTACTAACCTTGTTGTGGAAGATAACCAGGCATCTTTATACCGGATTTCCGGAAAAGCAACGAATCTGCATATCGCTTTTTACTCCGGAGCAGAACGGTTTGAAGGTCAGAATCTGATCGCACAGCATATTTATGTCTTCCAACGAAGTACAAACGATATCATTGTAAACCCGCAACAGGATATAAAAGGAAATATCTACAGTACCGGAGATCTGGTGCTGAAAAATAGACCGGCTATAGTTGAAATAACCGAGCATTATACCGGAAAAGTAATCTATAACTAG
- a CDS encoding acyloxyacyl hydrolase, with protein sequence MRYCFFLVLLFFPGFAFAQNVKEKNYFVEANYFYGNILPHNNTIKHLITTHPEGVFLSLNRKTYGNANWQSEYNFPDYGLSFQYQGNKNETLGDLYGLYGHYNFYFLKRNLQFRIGQGIAYSTNPYDKEHNFRNFAYSTRLMPSTYFMLNYQKQKIWKGLGFQTGLVLVHHSNANIKAPNTSTNTMAFTVGLNYNFNEQEPDYITKKDTTRFTEPLRYNVVFRSGVNESDVIGSGQYPFYVLSGHVDKRISKKSALQFGGDFFWSLYLKEYIRYMAIAYYEKNSDPDVDYKRAGVFIGHELFINKISLETQLGCYVYNPAKINGTLYQRVGLKYYITDQVFGAFSLKTHAAKAEALEFGLGIRL encoded by the coding sequence ATGAGATATTGTTTTTTTTTAGTCCTATTATTTTTCCCCGGTTTTGCGTTTGCTCAAAATGTAAAGGAGAAAAACTATTTTGTTGAAGCCAATTATTTTTACGGTAATATCCTGCCGCATAACAATACGATAAAACACCTTATTACAACCCATCCGGAAGGCGTTTTCTTAAGTCTGAACCGAAAAACGTATGGTAATGCCAACTGGCAATCGGAATACAATTTTCCGGATTATGGTTTGTCTTTTCAGTATCAGGGTAATAAAAATGAAACATTGGGTGATCTTTACGGATTATACGGCCATTATAACTTTTATTTTCTGAAGCGAAATCTGCAATTCAGAATCGGACAAGGCATCGCGTATAGTACCAATCCGTATGATAAGGAACATAATTTTAGAAATTTTGCCTATAGTACCCGATTGATGCCTTCGACTTATTTTATGCTGAACTATCAGAAGCAAAAGATTTGGAAAGGACTCGGTTTTCAGACCGGATTAGTATTGGTTCATCATTCCAATGCCAATATAAAAGCCCCGAACACGAGTACGAATACAATGGCTTTTACAGTCGGATTAAATTATAACTTCAACGAACAGGAACCGGATTATATAACTAAAAAAGATACAACGCGTTTTACCGAACCGTTACGTTATAACGTTGTTTTTAGAAGCGGTGTTAATGAAAGTGATGTAATCGGAAGCGGACAATATCCGTTTTATGTACTCTCGGGTCATGTAGATAAACGGATCAGTAAAAAAAGTGCCCTTCAGTTTGGAGGTGATTTTTTCTGGTCGTTGTACCTGAAAGAATACATCCGCTATATGGCTATTGCTTATTATGAGAAAAACAGTGATCCGGATGTCGATTATAAAAGAGCCGGAGTATTTATCGGACACGAGCTTTTTATCAATAAAATCAGTTTAGAAACCCAACTAGGGTGTTATGTCTATAACCCGGCAAAAATCAACGGGACATTATACCAAAGAGTAGGACTCAAATATTATATCACCGATCAGGTATTCGGTGCTTTCAGTTTAAAAACACATGCTGCCAAAGCCGAAGCACTCGAATTTGGTCTTGGAATCCGATTGTAA
- the gldA gene encoding gliding motility-associated ABC transporter ATP-binding subunit GldA, translating into MSIEVLNISKNYGEQKALDSVTFSIKKGEIVGFLGPNGAGKSTLMKILTTFLDADQGTATVNGHDVTSEQKAVQRVVGYLPEHNPLYLDLYVREYLAFNADVYKVAKSRIDEVIALTGLTPESHKKIGALSKGYRQRVGLATALLHDPEVLILDEPTTGLDPNQLVEIRELIKNIGKNKTVFLSTHIMQEVEAICDRVIIINNGKIVTDKKLDTLMTEDKEQIIEVEFDYQVEAQLISKIPNLQSYKNIHDTIWELTFTTEKDMRPVVFDFAQENGLKTLQLNLKNKNLEAVFREMTQKK; encoded by the coding sequence ATGTCTATTGAAGTTTTAAATATATCCAAGAATTACGGTGAGCAAAAAGCGTTGGATTCGGTTACTTTTTCGATAAAAAAAGGAGAAATTGTCGGTTTCCTGGGACCAAACGGTGCCGGAAAGTCAACCTTAATGAAAATACTGACCACTTTTTTAGATGCGGATCAGGGTACTGCAACTGTTAACGGACATGACGTTACCTCGGAACAAAAAGCCGTTCAGCGTGTTGTAGGTTATTTACCGGAACACAATCCCTTATATCTTGATTTATATGTACGCGAATATTTAGCGTTTAATGCGGATGTTTATAAAGTAGCTAAATCCCGTATTGATGAAGTTATTGCTTTAACGGGACTGACTCCGGAAAGTCATAAAAAAATCGGAGCGCTTTCTAAAGGATACCGTCAACGTGTAGGATTGGCCACAGCTTTATTACATGATCCTGAAGTATTAATTCTGGATGAACCGACAACCGGACTGGATCCGAATCAATTGGTTGAAATCCGGGAACTGATTAAAAACATCGGAAAAAATAAAACCGTTTTTCTTTCCACACACATCATGCAAGAGGTGGAAGCTATCTGTGACCGCGTTATCATTATCAACAACGGTAAAATCGTAACGGATAAAAAACTGGATACGTTGATGACGGAAGATAAAGAACAGATTATTGAAGTAGAATTTGACTATCAGGTAGAAGCTCAATTAATCTCAAAAATACCAAACCTGCAATCGTATAAAAACATTCACGATACTATTTGGGAACTGACGTTTACTACGGAAAAAGACATGCGTCCGGTTGTTTTTGATTTTGCTCAGGAGAATGGTTTAAAAACATTACAATTAAACCTGAAAAACAAAAATCTGGAGGCTGTATTCCGCGAAATGACGCAAAAAAAATAA
- the rsgA gene encoding ribosome small subunit-dependent GTPase A has protein sequence MTGIVYKSTGSWYSVKTEENEVFECRIKGKFRMKGIKSTNPIAVGDVVDFELDQSTDEVAGIIHNIHDRKNYIVRKSVNLSKQTHIIASNIDIVFLLVTINNPPTTTSFIDRFLVTAEAYGIEAVIIFNKIDTYDEATLDEQLYLQYVYSNIGYKCLRISAAEGKGIEELKEMMKGKVSMFSGHSGVGKSTLVNALEPSLNLKTKQISEQHQQGQHTTTFAEMFDLSFGARIIDTPGIRGFGIVDMEKQEIGDYFPEFFALKDQCKFNNCLHKEEPHCAVKAALDNDEIAWSRYKSYIQILEGEDENYRTDIYGEGKSQDTE, from the coding sequence ATGACAGGAATCGTTTACAAATCTACAGGAAGTTGGTACAGCGTTAAAACCGAAGAAAATGAGGTTTTTGAATGCCGTATAAAAGGCAAGTTCCGAATGAAAGGAATTAAGAGTACCAATCCTATTGCAGTAGGAGATGTGGTGGACTTTGAACTGGATCAATCCACCGATGAAGTGGCCGGGATTATTCACAATATCCACGACCGGAAAAATTATATCGTACGGAAATCGGTTAACTTATCCAAGCAAACCCATATTATCGCATCCAATATTGATATCGTTTTTCTGTTGGTAACAATCAATAACCCGCCTACAACCACCAGTTTTATCGATCGTTTTCTGGTAACGGCCGAAGCTTATGGTATTGAAGCCGTGATTATCTTTAATAAAATTGATACCTACGACGAAGCTACGTTAGACGAACAATTGTATCTGCAATATGTTTATTCTAACATCGGATATAAATGTCTGAGAATTTCAGCCGCTGAAGGAAAGGGAATCGAGGAGTTGAAAGAAATGATGAAAGGGAAAGTATCAATGTTTTCAGGACATTCAGGTGTTGGGAAATCTACATTGGTAAACGCATTGGAACCGTCGTTAAATCTAAAAACAAAACAAATATCCGAACAACATCAGCAAGGACAACATACAACAACATTTGCAGAAATGTTCGATTTATCCTTCGGAGCGCGTATTATCGATACGCCGGGTATTCGCGGTTTCGGAATCGTTGATATGGAAAAACAGGAAATAGGCGATTATTTCCCGGAATTTTTTGCATTAAAAGACCAGTGTAAATTTAATAACTGTCTCCATAAAGAAGAACCGCATTGTGCAGTTAAAGCCGCATTGGACAACGATGAAATTGCCTGGTCGCGTTATAAAAGTTATATCCAGATTTTAGAAGGAGAAGACGAAAATTACAGAACCGATATCTATGGCGAAGGTAAATCACAGGATACCGAATGA
- a CDS encoding prephenate dehydratase: MERKIAIQGIKGSFHHQVAKEYFNESKSLIECMSFDELVKNVLEDDRNLGIMALENSIAGSIIPNYALIDYNKLHIIGEHYLDIRMNLMALPGQTIEDIREVHSHPIALLQCKKFFSRYPHIRLVEDADTAETARRIKEKQLTGIGAVAGMVASEMYELPIIADNIHTVKSNKTRFVIVKAQNSVIPKDEINKASLKFELEDMQGSLAGVLNQMNNYKLNLTKIQSMPIIEKPWQYSFFVDITFDQYEDYEKAKINLEAITKEFKVLGEYKKGAV; this comes from the coding sequence ATGGAAAGGAAAATTGCAATACAGGGAATAAAAGGCTCTTTCCACCATCAGGTGGCAAAAGAATACTTCAATGAAAGTAAAAGCCTTATCGAATGCATGTCGTTCGATGAATTAGTGAAAAATGTACTGGAGGATGACCGGAATCTCGGAATCATGGCATTGGAGAATTCGATTGCCGGATCCATTATTCCGAACTATGCGCTTATCGATTATAACAAGCTGCATATCATCGGCGAACATTATCTGGATATCCGAATGAATCTGATGGCACTGCCGGGACAAACGATCGAAGATATCCGGGAAGTGCATTCGCATCCGATAGCTTTATTGCAATGTAAAAAGTTTTTTAGCCGCTATCCGCATATCCGATTGGTGGAAGATGCCGATACAGCCGAAACGGCACGAAGAATAAAGGAAAAGCAGCTTACCGGTATCGGAGCGGTTGCCGGAATGGTGGCTTCAGAAATGTATGAGCTGCCGATAATAGCCGATAACATCCATACGGTAAAAAGCAATAAAACCCGCTTTGTGATTGTAAAAGCGCAAAATTCGGTAATCCCGAAAGACGAAATCAACAAAGCATCCTTAAAATTTGAATTAGAGGATATGCAGGGAAGTCTGGCCGGTGTTCTAAATCAGATGAACAATTATAAACTGAATCTGACCAAGATACAATCCATGCCGATTATAGAAAAACCGTGGCAATATTCCTTCTTTGTCGATATCACATTCGATCAGTATGAAGATTATGAAAAAGCAAAAATAAACCTGGAAGCGATTACAAAAGAATTTAAAGTTCTGGGAGAATATAAAAAAGGAGCAGTATGA